In a single window of the Pandoraea pulmonicola genome:
- a CDS encoding extradiol ring-cleavage dioxygenase, whose protein sequence is MGQIVGAALVSHHPGLMQCEEFRVLQGAGADSDLIPGYARVRERIEAVRPDAIVIFDSHWFTTGYHLIDAGPRYSGMYVSDEMPWYLHGVPYDYRGHPELAFLVDAVARERGVRARAVQHPDLPRHYPTINVIKQMRLDAWPVVTVSSCQNCETQHFLQSGEVIGEAIRRSGLRVVMLASGALSHKFNGIDWKPNHPRIFHESNVSRPENIESDKRAIEAFRAGRHDRILADWDEDYRKRPWEAHGAHYLQMVGALGGAACRSPGTVLSDYENARGTGNVHIWFDTV, encoded by the coding sequence ATGGGACAGATCGTTGGCGCGGCGCTGGTGTCGCATCACCCCGGCCTGATGCAGTGTGAGGAGTTTCGCGTGTTGCAGGGTGCGGGCGCGGATTCGGATTTGATACCTGGCTATGCGCGCGTGCGCGAGCGTATCGAGGCGGTGCGTCCCGATGCGATCGTGATCTTCGATTCGCACTGGTTCACGACGGGCTATCACCTGATCGACGCCGGTCCCCGCTACTCGGGGATGTACGTCTCCGACGAGATGCCGTGGTATCTGCACGGCGTGCCGTACGACTATCGCGGGCATCCGGAGCTGGCGTTCCTGGTCGACGCCGTGGCGCGCGAGCGCGGCGTGCGCGCGCGTGCGGTGCAGCATCCCGATCTGCCGCGTCACTACCCGACGATCAACGTGATCAAGCAGATGCGTCTCGACGCGTGGCCGGTGGTCACGGTGAGTTCGTGCCAGAACTGCGAGACGCAGCACTTTCTGCAATCGGGCGAGGTGATCGGCGAGGCGATCCGGCGCAGCGGCCTGCGCGTGGTGATGCTTGCCTCCGGTGCGCTCAGCCACAAGTTCAACGGCATCGACTGGAAACCCAACCATCCGCGCATCTTTCACGAGAGCAACGTGTCGCGCCCGGAAAACATCGAGAGCGACAAGCGCGCGATCGAGGCGTTCCGCGCGGGTCGTCACGATCGCATCCTGGCCGATTGGGACGAGGACTACCGCAAGCGTCCATGGGAGGCGCACGGCGCGCACTACCTGCAGATGGTCGGCGCGCTGGGCGGTGCGGCCTGCCGCAGCCCGGGCACGGTGTTGTCCGATTACGAGAACGCGCGCGGCACCGGCAACGTGCATATCTGGTTCGACACCGTTTGA
- a CDS encoding aldehyde dehydrogenase family protein, which translates to MHSPNLEVAGISVSPDHYIDGRRVASDDTFECVSPIDQTHLGNIASGSAAHVEAAVTSAALAFPAWAALGAAARQPYLRRFADAIGRRVEAFATLESHDAGVLRSRMAHGVVPRAMQNIAWFAEHALALQDRMIETPQARHFVRHDPAGVVAVITPWNSPLMLATWKIGPALASGNTVVLKAPEWAPLTSSLLADCAHEAGLPPGVFNLLQGPGAQTGAALVSDARLARISFTGSVATAKWIAKTAAANLVPCSLELGGKSAFIVLADADLDAAAATAALMYRNAGQVCLAGTRLLVHRDVAAVFTEKLRAVVERLVVGDPRDAATEVGPIIHSRQLERVEGFVARAVAGGARVLWGGKRHPCGEQYFAPTLLTDLRQHDEIVQQEVFGPVLTLQTFASDDDVVDMANGTDYGLGGVCYGEEMHAIDVAERVRTGFIWVNSFGIRDLVAPFGGIKRSGVGREGGDWSFEFFCDVKDVVVPKQPFKASFSHR; encoded by the coding sequence ATGCATTCCCCCAACCTTGAAGTCGCTGGCATATCGGTCTCGCCCGATCATTACATCGACGGCAGACGTGTGGCGTCGGACGACACGTTCGAGTGCGTTTCCCCCATCGACCAGACGCACCTGGGCAATATCGCGAGCGGCAGTGCGGCGCACGTCGAGGCGGCCGTGACGTCGGCCGCGCTGGCGTTTCCCGCGTGGGCGGCGTTGGGCGCGGCGGCGCGTCAGCCGTACCTGCGGCGTTTCGCCGACGCCATCGGCCGCCGTGTCGAGGCGTTCGCCACGCTGGAGAGCCACGACGCCGGCGTGCTGCGCTCGCGCATGGCGCACGGCGTGGTGCCGCGCGCCATGCAGAACATCGCATGGTTCGCCGAGCACGCGCTTGCGTTGCAGGACCGCATGATCGAGACGCCGCAGGCGCGCCACTTCGTGCGTCACGATCCGGCGGGCGTGGTGGCCGTGATCACGCCGTGGAACTCGCCGCTGATGCTCGCCACGTGGAAGATCGGGCCCGCGCTCGCTTCGGGCAATACGGTGGTGCTCAAGGCGCCGGAGTGGGCGCCGCTCACGTCCTCGTTGCTGGCCGACTGCGCGCACGAAGCGGGCCTGCCGCCCGGTGTGTTCAATCTGCTGCAGGGCCCGGGCGCGCAGACCGGGGCGGCGCTCGTGAGCGACGCACGGCTCGCCCGCATCTCGTTTACCGGCTCGGTGGCGACCGCCAAATGGATCGCGAAGACCGCGGCGGCGAATCTGGTGCCGTGCAGCCTGGAGCTCGGCGGCAAGTCGGCATTCATCGTGCTTGCCGACGCCGACCTCGATGCCGCCGCGGCCACCGCCGCTCTGATGTACCGCAACGCGGGGCAGGTGTGCCTGGCGGGCACGCGCCTGCTCGTGCATCGCGATGTCGCCGCCGTCTTCACCGAAAAGCTGCGCGCGGTGGTCGAGCGCCTGGTCGTGGGCGATCCGCGCGACGCCGCCACCGAGGTCGGCCCGATCATCCACTCGCGCCAGCTCGAACGCGTGGAAGGCTTCGTGGCGCGTGCGGTGGCGGGCGGTGCGCGCGTGCTGTGGGGCGGCAAGCGTCACCCGTGCGGCGAACAGTACTTCGCGCCGACGCTGCTCACCGACCTGCGTCAGCACGACGAGATCGTGCAGCAGGAGGTCTTCGGCCCGGTGCTCACGTTGCAGACGTTCGCGAGCGACGACGACGTCGTCGACATGGCCAACGGCACCGACTACGGGCTGGGCGGCGTGTGTTACGGCGAGGAGATGCATGCCATCGACGTCGCCGAGCGCGTGCGCACGGGCTTCATCTGGGTCAACAGCTTCGGCATTCGCGATCTGGTGGCGCCCTTTGGCGGCATCAAGCGCTCGGGCGTCGGCCGCGAGGGCGGAGACTGGAGCTTCGAGTTTTTCTGCGACGTGAAGGATGTCGTCGTACCGAAACAACCGTTCAAGGCGAGCTTCAGCCATCGCTGA
- the hpaI gene encoding 4-hydroxy-2-oxoheptanedioate aldolase → MKTPPNLFKQALARGERQIGLWLGLATPYAAELCAGSGFDWLTIDGEHAPNDLRSMLATLQAVAPYATHPVVRLPHGDATLIKQVLEIGATTLLVPMVESAAMARELVRASKYPPQGTRGVGSGLARSSRWNRYEDYLHTANDTTCLLVQVETAQALAQIDDIAAVDGVDGVFIGPADLAASMGYLGQATHPEVRKAIEDGIARIRRAGKAAGILCVDEGLARGYLDAGVTFIAVGVDTTLLANASRALAAKFATVKGEAQDESRDGPR, encoded by the coding sequence ATGAAAACGCCCCCGAACCTCTTCAAGCAGGCGCTCGCTCGGGGCGAGCGTCAGATCGGCCTGTGGCTCGGCCTCGCCACGCCGTACGCCGCCGAGCTGTGCGCCGGCAGCGGCTTCGACTGGCTGACGATCGACGGCGAGCATGCGCCGAACGATCTGCGCAGCATGCTCGCAACATTGCAGGCCGTGGCGCCTTATGCGACGCATCCCGTCGTGCGCCTGCCGCATGGCGATGCCACGCTCATCAAGCAGGTGCTCGAGATCGGTGCGACCACACTGCTCGTGCCGATGGTCGAATCGGCGGCCATGGCGCGCGAACTCGTGCGCGCCTCGAAGTACCCGCCGCAGGGCACGCGCGGCGTGGGCAGCGGATTGGCGCGCTCGTCGCGATGGAATCGCTACGAGGACTATCTGCACACGGCGAACGACACGACGTGTCTGCTGGTGCAGGTGGAGACGGCCCAAGCGCTCGCGCAGATCGACGACATCGCTGCCGTCGACGGCGTTGACGGCGTGTTCATCGGCCCGGCGGATCTGGCGGCGTCGATGGGCTATCTCGGCCAGGCGACGCATCCGGAAGTGCGCAAAGCGATCGAGGACGGCATCGCCCGCATTCGTCGCGCCGGCAAGGCGGCCGGCATTCTGTGCGTGGACGAGGGGCTCGCGCGCGGCTATCTCGACGCCGGCGTGACGTTCATCGCCGTCGGCGTCGATACGACGTTGCTGGCCAACGCGAGCCGGGCGCTCGCCGCGAAGTTCGCGACCGTCAAAGGCGAGGCCCAGGACGAGTCGCGCGACGGCCCGCGGTGA
- the hpaH gene encoding 2-oxo-hept-4-ene-1,7-dioate hydratase, whose amino-acid sequence MLDASTHQALARELQDAERSRTPVMQFSRRYPDMTIADSYAIAQAWLALKYAQGRRMIGHKIGLTSRAMQVAAQITEPDHGTLLDDMLVADGATLDASRFIVPRLEVELAFILSKPLKGPGVTLFDVLDATAWVTPALELIDGRIELFDRETKAPRKVFDTIADNAANAAVVLGGRPVKPDAIDLRWTGALLYRNGVIEESGLSAAVLGHPGNGIAWLANKLGAFDEGLQAGEIVLAGSFTRPVACAAGDVFHADYGPLGAIGVRFI is encoded by the coding sequence ATGCTGGACGCCTCGACACATCAGGCCCTCGCGCGCGAGCTGCAAGACGCCGAACGCAGCCGCACGCCGGTCATGCAGTTTTCCCGCCGCTACCCCGACATGACGATTGCCGACAGTTACGCGATTGCGCAGGCATGGCTGGCGCTGAAGTACGCGCAGGGCCGTCGCATGATCGGGCACAAGATCGGGCTGACGTCGCGCGCCATGCAGGTCGCCGCGCAGATCACGGAGCCGGATCACGGCACATTGCTCGACGACATGCTGGTGGCCGACGGCGCCACGCTCGACGCCTCGCGCTTCATCGTGCCGCGCCTGGAGGTGGAGCTCGCGTTCATTCTCTCCAAGCCGCTCAAGGGCCCCGGCGTGACCCTCTTCGACGTGCTCGACGCGACCGCGTGGGTCACCCCCGCGCTGGAGTTGATCGACGGTCGCATCGAATTGTTCGATCGCGAGACGAAGGCGCCGCGCAAGGTGTTCGACACGATTGCCGACAATGCGGCGAACGCGGCCGTGGTGCTCGGCGGGCGGCCCGTGAAGCCGGACGCCATCGATCTGCGCTGGACCGGTGCGCTGCTCTATCGCAACGGCGTCATCGAGGAATCCGGGCTGAGCGCTGCCGTGCTGGGGCATCCCGGCAACGGCATCGCGTGGCTTGCCAACAAGCTTGGCGCGTTCGACGAAGGCCTGCAGGCGGGCGAAATCGTGCTGGCCGGATCGTTCACGCGTCCCGTTGCCTGCGCCGCCGGCGATGTGTTCCATGCGGACTACGGTCCGCTCGGCGCCATCGGCGTGCGCTTTATTTGA
- a CDS encoding TonB-dependent receptor family protein yields MKKSDSRRALAAARVTSHVAVHTPPRHRLPRATTCAVALLMATLGTAHAQQATTAAGTRAADEARAEVELGAVNVSGDWLGTGLDTSAKTFPGARTVVKKPQIEESGATSIGDVMRRIPGVQATDNSSTAGSAISLNIGVRGLTGRFTPRSTVLLDGIPMAVAPYGQPQLSFAPVSLFNIESIDVVRSGGAVRYGPQNVGGVINFKTRSIPNTPGLTADATVRENIYTAGGGANTQYGLFLGTQMDNGLGLALLYSGMVGRDWRRGSDERVNDLALKFRYEITPEQMVYGKVSYYDVKSKTPGGLTVAQFNADPFQNTRPDDYWSGNRTGLDFGYLNTISETQEFEVRTFYNESYRQSTLVNPAFTQTMHQPRNYQTFGFEPRFTQRLFAGPTAHDVTVGYRYVHERGDDNNWTTTLATGRNSAIQTFNNFTSANAFYIDDRIAWGNWRLTPGVRYETISSQRVDNATNATYRTDNNKALPSVNLSYLVNDAWTLFADYSTSFGPVQNTQLNSMSASNPLEPELARTYEIGTRWTDKRWKAELTAFRMKFDNQILQVPGSSPATFQNIGATNHDGIETALDYTFDQDSALRGLNLYANFTYVRAIQKSGATSGLDVPFYSRFTDTLGARYEIGQWTFNVSTTHQSSQYSDLANTEAESADGSNGKVPGFRVWNLQAMYRIPGYKKADITVGLNNVFDKRYYTRNVDSNAGRMVGAPRMVYVQGHFGF; encoded by the coding sequence ATGAAGAAGTCCGACAGTCGCCGCGCACTCGCGGCCGCACGCGTCACCTCGCACGTCGCCGTCCACACCCCGCCACGTCATCGTCTGCCGCGCGCCACGACGTGCGCCGTCGCACTGCTCATGGCGACGCTCGGCACAGCCCACGCCCAGCAGGCGACGACTGCCGCAGGGACGCGCGCCGCCGACGAAGCCAGGGCCGAAGTGGAACTCGGCGCGGTAAACGTCTCCGGCGACTGGCTCGGTACTGGCCTCGACACCAGCGCGAAGACCTTCCCCGGGGCACGCACCGTCGTGAAGAAGCCGCAGATCGAGGAGTCGGGTGCCACGAGCATCGGCGACGTCATGCGTCGCATTCCGGGCGTGCAGGCCACCGACAACTCGAGCACGGCCGGGAGTGCGATTTCGCTGAACATCGGTGTGCGCGGCCTCACGGGCCGCTTCACGCCGCGCTCGACGGTCCTGCTCGACGGCATTCCGATGGCGGTGGCGCCTTACGGTCAGCCGCAGTTGTCGTTCGCACCGGTCAGCCTGTTCAACATCGAGAGCATCGACGTGGTGCGCAGCGGCGGCGCCGTGCGCTATGGTCCGCAGAACGTGGGCGGCGTGATCAACTTCAAGACGCGCTCGATCCCGAACACGCCGGGGCTCACCGCCGACGCGACGGTGCGCGAGAACATCTACACCGCCGGCGGCGGCGCCAACACGCAATACGGTCTGTTCCTCGGCACGCAGATGGACAACGGCCTGGGCCTCGCCTTGCTGTATTCGGGCATGGTCGGGCGCGACTGGCGCCGCGGCAGCGACGAGCGCGTGAACGACCTCGCGCTGAAATTCCGCTACGAGATCACGCCCGAGCAGATGGTGTACGGCAAGGTGTCCTACTACGACGTGAAGTCGAAGACGCCGGGCGGCCTCACCGTCGCGCAGTTCAATGCCGATCCGTTCCAGAACACGCGTCCGGACGATTACTGGAGCGGCAACCGCACCGGCCTCGACTTCGGCTACCTGAACACGATCTCCGAGACGCAGGAGTTCGAGGTCCGCACGTTCTACAACGAGAGCTATCGCCAGAGCACGCTGGTCAATCCGGCCTTCACGCAGACCATGCATCAGCCGCGCAACTATCAGACCTTCGGCTTCGAGCCCCGCTTCACGCAGCGCCTCTTCGCCGGCCCCACCGCGCATGACGTGACCGTGGGCTACCGCTACGTGCACGAGCGCGGCGACGACAACAACTGGACGACGACGCTCGCCACCGGCCGCAACTCCGCCATCCAGACGTTCAACAACTTCACCAGCGCGAACGCGTTCTACATCGACGATCGCATCGCGTGGGGCAACTGGCGACTCACGCCCGGCGTGCGCTACGAGACGATCAGCTCGCAGCGCGTGGACAACGCGACGAATGCAACGTACCGCACCGACAACAACAAGGCGCTGCCGTCGGTCAACCTGTCGTATCTCGTGAACGACGCCTGGACGCTGTTCGCCGACTACAGCACCTCGTTCGGCCCGGTGCAGAACACGCAGCTCAATTCGATGTCGGCCTCGAACCCGCTCGAGCCCGAGCTCGCGCGCACGTACGAGATCGGCACGCGCTGGACTGACAAGCGCTGGAAGGCGGAACTCACCGCGTTCAGGATGAAGTTCGACAACCAGATCCTGCAGGTGCCCGGCAGCAGCCCGGCGACCTTCCAGAATATCGGTGCGACGAACCACGACGGCATCGAGACCGCCCTCGACTACACGTTCGATCAGGACAGCGCGCTGCGCGGTCTGAACCTGTACGCCAACTTCACGTACGTGCGCGCGATCCAGAAGTCGGGCGCGACGTCGGGTCTCGATGTGCCGTTCTACTCGCGCTTCACCGATACGCTGGGCGCGCGCTACGAGATCGGCCAGTGGACGTTCAACGTGTCGACCACGCACCAGAGCTCGCAGTACTCGGATCTGGCGAACACGGAAGCGGAATCGGCCGACGGCAGCAACGGCAAGGTGCCGGGCTTTCGCGTCTGGAACCTGCAGGCCATGTACAGGATCCCCGGGTACAAGAAGGCCGACATCACCGTGGGCCTGAACAACGTGTTCGACAAGCGCTACTACACGCGCAACGTCGACAGCAACGCGGGCCGCATGGTCGGCGCGCCGCGCATGGTCTACGTGCAGGGGCACTTCGGGTTCTGA
- a CDS encoding Fic family protein has protein sequence MHAQMRAAIDASPRTQAVAQQRKIIAAPPAPQLQRPVAPTSSAPIQRVVDFASDVDKQYTKDAYLTKLKQASGKSFAHVRLTWMAAERSPNNVRLSNNIALAWEQLAPYAPPDDSQANTLGTSPENDAGLLDSAARDIPMLSRYSVDNHRKAIAKHYRTIFPFAREESPEAQAPWNPDEAVDFAGRLATIDHTTWDNLTDEQRATLGTHRNNLGELTKILERLVSSGASGKDDYVIALYSHLAARRGDGQSVGKEAGLGDKGRYLQTIVDVRSGKSPRVEAYSPPKYSDVSAVDWTSHRELIEDRPFLRQRTEQLHKRLGGNDKRNERDILTKWASPATSMQRDNVGMDQETVTKSKVSRKRSTPGANISLLDTTLAQIAPIEGTLYAAYARNDSLKVGEVFSQGTPLSASESAGGTVTFSKGAVADSSNAMDRYKIYAKGFNGIPISPVAPQVGHGQREVVFRARATFKVLSIEEGNFGAGVTRLVTLLEQGESSSHVNAVKHSQEALLNPKDRWLTGLPQSGLDQRTQAWFISNSVGGTVEGQSDASFAYPYGKRTAEVWHEVITDDGTDIWSIDGFKSIAARLTGGTAKDIDFITQADTPSTWGEPVKLDKRAHKALVDNGMTVSKETRKPGEYRVAYQKEDKQPLLKAILRDGATQLKRIMGTPSPDNEARVAALAAEIQQRLSVLHPLHDGNGRISRAYAYLILRRAGFGIQPDQPQQPLRVFDQDADQTTPAREWKASFARPPSALPSPLSNRDMSLASMPINETEDVDRFVSGLAGGKMDERLTGVREEEDRLATGGRIERDDMWVVEELLAYIPHREAWLSDELVQEMNRFVQAHGAMRRGTVSRQAYADAVALKRRLEIEIVQRLSAGLDPQHDGDPTSVPAATDNTTAMVVEPVAQDEDDAQDTMDVVPSSDDHSMLVEPQPQPQPVVPRARRINRRTQRFLESADLIVPPLPRPAKVAALEKMRGGSTGGARSARTPRKSSGTRKPKRTSWAERKKTSGGRKKKIR, from the coding sequence ATGCACGCGCAAATGCGCGCAGCCATCGACGCCAGTCCTCGCACGCAGGCCGTCGCGCAACAGCGCAAGATCATCGCCGCGCCGCCAGCCCCGCAACTCCAGCGCCCCGTCGCCCCGACCTCGTCCGCCCCCATTCAGCGCGTGGTCGACTTCGCGAGCGACGTCGACAAGCAGTACACCAAGGACGCCTACCTGACGAAGCTCAAGCAGGCGAGCGGGAAAAGCTTCGCGCATGTGCGCCTGACATGGATGGCGGCAGAGCGGTCTCCCAACAACGTCCGGCTCTCGAACAACATCGCATTGGCGTGGGAACAACTTGCCCCGTATGCGCCGCCCGACGATAGCCAGGCAAACACGCTCGGCACCTCTCCCGAGAACGACGCCGGCCTTCTCGACAGCGCGGCCCGGGACATTCCGATGCTCTCGCGCTATTCCGTCGACAACCACCGCAAAGCGATTGCAAAGCACTACAGGACGATATTTCCTTTCGCCCGGGAGGAATCGCCCGAGGCGCAAGCCCCGTGGAACCCGGACGAAGCGGTGGACTTCGCGGGTCGGCTCGCGACGATCGACCACACGACATGGGATAACCTGACCGACGAGCAGAGAGCGACACTGGGCACGCATCGGAACAATCTCGGCGAGCTCACGAAAATCCTCGAGCGCCTGGTGAGTTCAGGCGCATCGGGCAAGGACGATTACGTGATCGCGCTCTACAGCCATTTGGCGGCGCGACGTGGCGACGGCCAAAGCGTAGGCAAGGAGGCCGGGCTTGGCGACAAGGGCCGCTATCTGCAGACGATCGTCGACGTGCGAAGCGGAAAATCGCCCAGGGTCGAAGCGTACAGCCCCCCCAAGTACAGCGATGTCTCCGCGGTCGACTGGACGTCGCACCGCGAGCTGATCGAAGACCGTCCCTTCCTGCGCCAACGCACCGAGCAGTTGCATAAACGTCTGGGCGGTAACGACAAACGCAACGAGCGCGACATTCTGACGAAATGGGCGTCGCCGGCGACGAGCATGCAACGCGACAACGTGGGCATGGACCAGGAGACTGTGACCAAGAGCAAGGTGTCGCGCAAGCGCTCCACCCCGGGGGCCAATATCTCGCTGCTCGATACCACGCTCGCGCAAATCGCGCCCATCGAAGGCACGCTCTATGCCGCCTATGCGCGAAACGACTCACTCAAGGTCGGCGAGGTGTTCAGTCAGGGCACGCCGTTGAGCGCCAGCGAATCGGCCGGCGGCACCGTCACGTTTTCCAAGGGCGCCGTGGCCGACAGTAGCAACGCCATGGACCGCTACAAGATCTACGCGAAGGGATTCAACGGCATTCCCATCAGTCCGGTCGCGCCGCAGGTGGGTCATGGTCAGCGTGAAGTCGTGTTCCGCGCCCGGGCGACATTCAAGGTCCTGTCGATCGAAGAGGGGAATTTCGGCGCGGGGGTCACGCGTCTTGTCACGCTGCTGGAGCAGGGCGAATCGTCGTCGCACGTCAACGCCGTGAAGCACAGCCAGGAGGCGCTGCTCAATCCGAAAGACCGGTGGTTGACCGGCCTGCCCCAAAGCGGGCTCGATCAGCGCACGCAGGCGTGGTTCATTTCGAATAGCGTCGGAGGCACGGTCGAGGGGCAGAGCGACGCGAGCTTTGCCTATCCCTACGGCAAGAGGACGGCCGAAGTGTGGCACGAGGTGATCACCGATGACGGCACCGACATCTGGTCCATCGACGGATTCAAGTCCATCGCCGCCCGGCTCACGGGGGGGACGGCCAAGGACATCGATTTCATCACGCAGGCGGACACGCCGTCGACCTGGGGCGAACCGGTCAAGCTGGATAAACGCGCGCACAAGGCGCTCGTTGATAACGGGATGACAGTCAGTAAGGAGACGCGGAAGCCTGGTGAATACCGCGTCGCTTATCAAAAGGAAGACAAACAGCCGCTGCTCAAGGCCATTCTGCGAGACGGGGCGACGCAGTTGAAACGGATCATGGGAACGCCGTCGCCCGATAACGAAGCCAGGGTCGCCGCGCTGGCCGCCGAGATCCAGCAAAGGCTCAGCGTGCTGCATCCGCTGCACGACGGGAACGGACGGATCAGTCGGGCCTATGCCTATCTGATCCTGCGCCGTGCGGGTTTCGGCATCCAACCGGATCAACCGCAGCAACCGCTGCGCGTGTTCGACCAGGACGCCGACCAGACCACTCCGGCGCGCGAATGGAAAGCCAGCTTTGCCAGACCGCCGTCGGCGCTGCCCTCGCCCCTGTCGAACCGGGACATGTCGCTTGCCTCGATGCCGATCAATGAAACGGAGGACGTCGACCGCTTCGTGAGCGGACTTGCCGGCGGCAAGATGGACGAGCGTCTGACCGGTGTTCGCGAGGAGGAAGATCGGTTGGCGACGGGAGGGCGTATCGAGCGGGACGACATGTGGGTCGTCGAGGAGTTGCTCGCCTACATCCCGCACCGCGAGGCATGGCTCTCGGATGAACTTGTTCAGGAGATGAACCGGTTTGTGCAGGCTCACGGCGCAATGCGGAGGGGCACCGTATCGAGGCAGGCGTATGCGGATGCCGTAGCGCTCAAGCGACGTCTGGAAATCGAAATAGTGCAGCGCTTGAGCGCCGGTCTCGACCCGCAGCACGACGGCGATCCGACGTCCGTTCCGGCAGCGACGGACAATACGACCGCGATGGTCGTCGAACCGGTCGCGCAGGATGAGGACGACGCGCAGGATACGATGGACGTCGTGCCGTCGTCCGACGATCACAGTATGCTCGTCGAGCCACAGCCACAGCCACAGCCCGTCGTCCCGCGCGCTCGCAGAATCAACCGGCGGACGCAGCGGTTCCTCGAGAGCGCGGACCTTATCGTCCCGCCGCTGCCACGGCCCGCGAAGGTGGCGGCACTGGAGAAGATGCGCGGCGGTTCGACCGGCGGTGCGCGAAGTGCCAGGACGCCCAGGAAATCGTCCGGCACCCGCAAGCCGAAGCGTACGTCATGGGCGGAGCGCAAGAAGACGTCCGGCGGCCGCAAGAAGAAGATCAGGTAG